One window of Medicago truncatula cultivar Jemalong A17 chromosome 2, MtrunA17r5.0-ANR, whole genome shotgun sequence genomic DNA carries:
- the LOC11430671 gene encoding transcription factor MYBS3 produces MTRRCSHCSNNGHNSRTCPSRTAAAGGVKLFGVRLTDGSIIKKSASMGNLNLAALHHSSSSSSLNPGSSLNPGSPCFEPPHDPDGYLSDDPVHASSAFATRRSERKKGVPWTEEEHRLFLVGLQKLGKGDWRGIARNFVVSRTPTQVASHAQKYFIRQSNATRRKRRSSLFDMAPDVCPDSTSMPEEQVLLPPSENSQPCNGKSQPSLNLSLKSEYEPMETTSEENIEEANETTMGSNGFTPMTQGFFPPYLPASFSIWPSIGAPFEEVNRGETSHHQVLKPIPVIPKEPVNVDELVGMSHLSIGETRVLDREPSPLSLKLLGEPSRQSAFHANAPVGGSDLNSGKNNAIQAV; encoded by the exons ATGACTCGGCGTTGCTCTCACTGCAGCAACAACGGCCATAACTCACGGACATGTCCGTCGAGAACAGCCGCCGCCGGCGGGGTCAAGCTTTTTGGTGTTAGATTAACCGATGGATCAATCATCAAGAAAAGTGCGAGTATGGGAAACCTAAACCTCGCCGCTCTtcatcattcttcttcttcttcatcgcTGAACCCCGGTTCATCGTTGAATCCCGGCTCACCTTGTTTTGAACCGCCGCATGACCCGGATGGTTATTTGTCTGATGACCCGGTTCATGCTTCTTCTGCTTTCGCTACCCGCCGCAGCGAAAGAAAAAAAG GTGTTCCATGGACTGAGGAAGAACATAGATTGTTCTTGGTTGGTCTCCAAAAGCTAGGCAAAGGAGACTGGCGAGGGATAGCACGTAATTTTGTTGTGTCAAGGACCCCTACTCAAGTAGCAAGTCATGCACAAAAGTACTTTATCCGACAGAGTAATGCTACCAGGAGGAAGAGACGTTCCAGTCTTTTCGACATGGCTCCTGATGTG TGTCCAGATTCAACTTCGATGCCAGAAGAGCAAGTACTACTTCCACCTTCTGAGAACTCACAACCTTGTAATGGAAAATCACAACCATCACTAAATCTGTCTCTCAAGTCAGAATATGAACCAATGGAAACTACATCAGAAGAAAATATAGAAGAGGCCAATGAGACTACAATGGGATCAAATGGATTCACACCAATGACTCAAGGATTCTTCCCACCTTATTTACCTGCCTCATTTTCCATATGGCCATCAATTGGAGCTCCCTTTGAAGAAGTCAACAGAGGAGAGACATCACATCATCAGGTCCTCAAGCCAATACCAGTCATTCCAAAGGAACCTGTCAATGTTGATGAGCTTGTGGGAATGTCTCATCTGAGCATTGGGGAAACACGGGTTCTTGATAGAGAGCCTTCCCCCCTTTCCTTGAAGTTGTTAGGAGAGCCCTCAAGGCAATCAGCATTCCATGCAAATGCTCCAGTTGGTGGTTCTGATCTAAACAGTGGCAAGAACAACGCCATTCAAGCGGTTTGA